In Topomyia yanbarensis strain Yona2022 chromosome 2, ASM3024719v1, whole genome shotgun sequence, one DNA window encodes the following:
- the LOC131684296 gene encoding chitin synthase chs-2 isoform X1, whose product MSAIRHRPLATQNESDDNFSDDESTPLTQDIYGGSQRTVQETKGWDVFRDPPIKEDTGSMANQACLELTIKILKILAYLLTFVIVLAGGVIAKGCVLFMSSQLRRDRKITYCNRDIARDKQFVVALPEEERIAWMWALMIAYAVPEIGAFIRSTRICFFKSMKMPQKSHFLVVFLMESFHTVGLVLMFFVVLPEVDSVKGAMLTNCLCVIPGMLGLFSRTNKEGKRAVKTIVDLAAIAAQITGFVVWPLLENRPVLWLIPISALLTSCGWWENYVSPQSPFGFIRSMGRVKEDLKQTRYFTYMFLSLWKIILFFCFVLVVNFIRGDEVSNLFSLFGVGFGPHKIVVEEVTVAFSSALPDLVEASQAGDTVDIDASYNTVTYVLIIQILGAYFCYIFGKFACKILIQGFSYAFPVNLTIPVAISLLIAACGIRNDDPCFFHGSIPDYLFFESPPVFRLSDFANRQMAWAWLLWLLSQTWITLHIWTPKCERLANTEKLFVTPMYNALLIDQSMAMNRRRDDQADVKTEDLAEIEKEKGDEYYETISVHTDGSALPRPSVKSSDHITRIYACATLWHETKEEMMVFLKSIMRMDEDQCARRVAQKYLRIVDPDYYEFETHIFFDDAFEISDHSDDDIQCNRFVKILVDTIDEAASEVHQTNIRLRPPKKYPTPYGGRLVWTLPGKTKLIAHLKDKDRIRHRKRWSQVMYMYYLLGHRLMELPISVDRKDVMAENTYLLTLDGDIDFNPSAVTLLVDLMKKNKNLGAACGRIHPVGSGPMVWYQKFEYAIGHWLQKATEHMIGCVLCSPGCFSLFRGKGLMDDNVMRKYTTRSDEARHYVQYDQGEDRWLCTLLLQRGYRVEYSAASDAYTHCPEGFNEFYNQRRRWVPSTIANIMDLLMDYRRTIKINDNISLLYIFYQMMLMGGTILGPGTIFLMLVGAFVAAFKIDNWTSFYYNIIPILLFMLICFTCKSNIQLLLAQVLSTMYALIMMAVIVGTALQLGEDGIGSPSAIFLIAMTGSFFIAACLHPQEFWCIASGLIYLLSIPSMYLLLILYSIINLNVVSWGTREVVAKKTKKELEQEKKDAEEASKRVKQKSLLGFLQGGADSNSDEEGSIEISIAGLFRCLLCTHGKTTDEKAQLIHIADALDSITKKIEVLEKHIDPHAHHTRKRTASAGSKDHHLGSVAEDTEDEDDHSDSETSTLQRNERDFLTNPYWIEDPDLKKGEVDFISSTEIQFWKDLIDQYLYPIDQNKEEQARIAHDLKELRDSSVFGFIMINALFVLIVFLLQLNKDNIHVKWPLGVKTNITYDEATQEVHISKEYLQLEPIGLVFVFFFALILVIQFTAMLFHRFGTLSHILASTELNWGCNKKPEELSQDALIDKHAVEIVKNLQRLQGIDGDYDNDSGSGPDRIARRRTIQNLEKARQPRRQIGTLDVAFKKRFLKLTADENNSGTPILTRRMTMRRETIRALEVRKNSVMAERRKSQMQTLGANNEYGITGVNTSSNNPPARPTRTSNAGVSVKDIFNVNGGPGGDIYGVTGQVNQAYEPVIEDDDRNSLRLQPRNQVTWSSNNGRL is encoded by the exons CCAACGCACCGTGCAGGAAACCAAAGGATGGGACGTCTTCCGGGATCCTCCGATCAAGGAGGACACGGGATCGATGGCCAACCAGGCCTGCCTGGAGCTGACGATCAAAATCCTCAAGATATTAGCGTACCTGTTAACCTTCGTGATTGTCCTGGCTGGCGGAGTGATTGCGAAAGGCTGTGTCCTGTTCATGTCCTCTCAGCTACGACGAGATCGAAAAATCACCTACTGCAATCGGGACATAGCGCGCGATAAACAGTTCGTCGTAGCACTGCCCGAGGAAGAACGGATAGCATGGATGTGGGCGCTAATGATTGCGTACGCCGTGCCCGAGATCGGTGCCTTCATCCGGTCGACGAGGATATGCTTCTTCAAATCGATGAAGATGCCACAGAAGTCACACTTTTTGGTGGTGTTTCTGATGGAATCGTTTCACACGGTCGGTCTGGTATTGATGTTTTTTGTAGTCCTACCGGAAGTCGACTCAGTGAAAGGAGCCATGCTGACCAACTGCCTCTGCGTGATCCCAG GTATGCTTGGACTGTTTTCGCGGACCAATAAGGAAGGAAAACGTGCCGTCAAAACAATCGTAGATCTAGCAGCGATCGCTGCGCAAATTACCGGCTTCGTGGTGTGGCCTTTGCTAGAAAATAGACCAGTGCTGTGGTTGATTCCTATCTCGGCTTTGCTCACGTCATGCGGTTGGTGGGAAAATTATGTTTCGCCACAGAGTCCGTTCGGATTCATCCGGTCCATGGGCCGCGTGAAAGAAGACCTTAAACAAACACGATACTTTACGTACATGTTCCTGTCTCTGTGGAAAATTATACTTTTCTTCTGTTTTGTCCTCGTTGTGAACTTCATCCGAGGAGACGAAGTGTCAAATCTATTTTCCCTATTTGGAGTTGGCTTCGGTCCACATAAAATCGTTGTTGAAGAGGTCACTGTAGCGTTCAGTTCTGCGCTACCGGACCTTGTGGAAGCATCGCAAGCCGGCGATACCGTTGATATCGATGCTTCTTACAACACGGTAACCTATGTGCTGATCATTCAAATACTTGGTGCATACTTCTGCTACATCTTCGGCAAGTTTGCCTGTAAAATTCTGATCCAAGGTTTCAGTTATGCCTTTCCGGTGAATCTAACAATACCGGTGGCAATTTCCCTGCTAATTGCCGCTTGTGGTATACGTAATGATGACCCATGCTTCTTCCATGGATCAATTCCGGATTACTTATTCTTCGAAAGTCCTCCGGTGTTCCGGTTGAGTGACTTTGCCAACCGTCAGATGGCGTGGGCATGGTTGCTGTGGCTACTGTCACAGACCTGGATCACGTTGCACATTTGGACGCCGAAATGTGAGCGCTTAGCCAACACCGAGAAGTTGTTTGTTACTCCGATGTACAACGCGCTGCTGATCGATCAGTCGATGGCTATGAACAGAAGACGGGATGATCAGGCCGATGTTAAAACCGAGGATTTGGCGGAAATCGAGAAGGAGAAGGGAGACGAATACTACGAAACTATTTCGGTGCACACGGATGGCTCGGCCCTACCACGACCTAGCGTCAAATCGTCCGATCACATTACCAGGATCTATGCGTGCGCTACCCTGTGGCACGAAACGAAGGAGGAGATGATGGTGTTCCTGAAGTCGATCATGCGAATGGATGAAGATCAATGCGCTAGACGTGTGGCACAGAAATATCTGCGTATAGTTGATCCCGATTATTAtgaatttgaaa CTCACATTTTCTTTGATGACGCTTTTGAAATTTCCGATCACAGCGATGATGACATACAATGCAACCGGTTCGTGAAGATTCTGGTGGACACTATTGATGAGGCCGCTTCGGAGGTTCATCAGACTAATATACGGTTGCGACCACCGAAAAAATATCCGACGCCTTATGGAGGGCGCCTGGTTTGGACCCTACCTGGTAAGACTAAATTGATTGCGCACTTGAAGGACAAGGATCGTATCCGACATCGTAAACGCTGGTCTCAG GTTATGTACATGTACTATCTTCTCGGACATCGCTTGATGGAACTGCCAATATCGGTTGACCGCAAGGACGTTATGGCGGAGAACACCTATCTTCTGACACTGGACGGAGATATCGATTTCAATCCGAGCGCCGTCACACTGCTGGTGGATTTGATGAAAAAGAACAAGAATCTAGGGGCCGCGTGCGGGCGTATTCATCCTGTCGGATCTGGACCAATGGTGTGGTATCAAAAGTTCGAGTACGCCATCGGTCATTGGCTGCAGAAGGCTACGGAACATATGATCGGTTGTGTACTTTGTAGCCCGGGTTGTTTCTCTTTATTCAGAG GTAAAGGCCTCATGGACGACAATGTAATGCGCAAGTATACCACCCGATCGGACGAGGCTAGACATTACGTCCAATACGATCAGGGCGAAGATCGTTGGCTGTGTACCCTGTTGCTGCAAAGAGGCTACCGTGTCGAGTATTCAGCTGCCTCCGATGCGTACACACACTGTCCGGAAGGTTTCAACGAGTTCTACAACCAGCGTCGTCGCTGGGTTCCGTCCACCATCGCCAACATCATGGATCTGCTGATGGACTACAGACGCACGATTAAGATCAACGATAACATTTCGCTACTGTACATTTTCTACCAAATGATGTTGATGGGTGGCACGATCCTTGGTCCTGGTACGATTTTCCTTATGTTGGTGGGAGCATTTGTCGCCGCATTCAAAATTGACAACTGGACGTCTTTCTACTACAACATAATACCCATACTGCTGTTCATGTTGATCTGCTTTACATGCAAATCGAATATACAACTCCTACTGGCACAAGTTCTATCAACGATGTACGCGCTAATTATGATGGCTGTGATAGTCGGAACAGCATTACAATTAGGCGAGGATGGAATAGGAAGTCCTTCGGCAATTTTCCTTATAGCAATGACGGGGTCATTTTTCATAGCAGCGTGTCTCCACCCGCAGGAATTTTGGTGTATTGCTTCcggtttgatttatttattgtcCATTCCATCCATGTACTTGCTCTTAATCCTGTACTCAATCATCAATCTGAATGTTGTCTCCTGGGGCACCCGTGAGGTAGTAGCCAAAAAGACTAAAAAGGAACTTGAACAGGAGAAAAAAGATGCAGAGGAGGCGTCCAAACGGGTTAAGCAAAAATCGCTTCTCGGTTTCCTTCAAGGAGGAGCTGATTCCAACTCGGATGAAGAAGGGtcaattgaaatttcaatcGCTGGTTTATTCCGTTGTTTGCTTTGCACCCATGGCAAGACGACCGATGAGAAGGCTCAGTTGATTCATATAGCTGACGCTCTTGATTCGATCACTAAAAAGATCGAAGTGCTGGAAAAGCATATCGATCCGCATGCCCATCATACTCGTAAGCGGACTGCATCGGCTGGATCGAAGGACCATCATCTGGGATCAGTGGCAGAGGATACGGAAGACGAGGACGATCATTCGGATTCGGAAACATCAACGTTGCAGAGAAATGAAAGAGATTTTCTCACCAACCCCTACTGGATTGAAGATCCGGATCTGAAGAAGGGTGAAGTAGACTTTATTTCCAGCACTGAGATCCAATTCTGGAAGGATTTAATAGACCAGTACCTGTATCCAATCGATCAGAATAAGGAAGAACAG gcaCGTATTGCACACGATCTGAAGGAGCTGCGTGATTCGTCCGTTTTCGGATTCATCATGATCAATGCTCTCTTCGTACTGATCGTTTTCTTGCTTCAGTTGAACAAGGACAACATCCACGTCAAATGGCCACTGGGTGTTAAAACCAATATTACCTATGACGAAGCAACGCAAGAG GTTCACATATCGAAAGAGTATCTGCAGCTAGAACCAATCGGTTTGGTGTTTGTGTTCTTCTTTGCGTTGATTCTCGTGATCCAATTCACCGCCATGTTGTTCCATCGTTTCGGCACACTGTCACATATCCTGGCCTCGACCGAACTCAACTGGGGTTGCAATAAAAAGCCTGAGGAGCTTTCGCAAGATGCTCTTATAGATAAG CACGCGGTAGAGATCGTTAAGAATCTCCAGAGGCTCCAAGGAATAGATGGAGACTACGACAACGATTCCGGCAGCGGACCAGACAGGATAGCACGGCGCCGAACGATTCAAAATCTGGAAAAAGCTCGCCAGCCACGGCGACAGATCGGTACACTGGACGTGGCATTCAAGAAACGTTTCCTCAAGTTGACGGCAGACGAAAACAACAGCGGTACTCCGATCCTAACGCGAAGAATGACGATGCGCCGTGAAACAATACGTGCGCTAGAGGTACGCAAGAACTCGGTGATGGCCGAAAGACGAAAATCTCAGATGCAGACGCTAGGCGCCAACAACGAGTACGGAATCACTGGAGTCAACACT TCCAGCAATAACCCCCCAGCAAGACCCACGAGGACCTCTAACGCGGGAGTCAGCGTGAAAGACATCTTCAACGTGAATGGAGGCCCGGGTGGCGACATTTACGGGGTTACGGGGCAGGTAAACCAAGCATACGAACCTGTGATTGAAGACGATGATCGCAACTCGCTCAGGCTGCAGCCTCGCAATCAAGTCACGTGGAGCAGCAACAACGGACGGCTGTGA
- the LOC131684296 gene encoding chitin synthase chs-2 isoform X2, protein MSAIRHRPLATQNESDDNFSDDESTPLTQDIYGGSQRTVQETKGWDVFRDPPIKEDTGSMANQACLELTIKILKILAYLLTFVIVLAGGVIAKGCVLFMSSQLRRDRKITYCNRDIARDKQFVVALPEEERIAWMWALMIAYAVPEIGAFIRSTRICFFKSMKMPQKSHFLVVFLMESFHTVGLVLMFFVVLPEVDSVKGAMLTNCLCVIPGMLGLFSRTNKEGKRAVKTIVDLAAIAAQITGFVVWPLLENRPVLWLIPISALLTSCGWWENYVSPQSPFGFIRSMGRVKEDLKQTRYFTYMFLSLWKIILFFCFVLVVNFIRGDEVSNLFSLFGVGFGPHKIVVEEVTVAFSSALPDLVEASQAGDTVDIDASYNTVTYVLIIQILGAYFCYIFGKFACKILIQGFSYAFPVNLTIPVAISLLIAACGIRNDDPCFFHGSIPDYLFFESPPVFRLSDFANRQMAWAWLLWLLSQTWITLHIWTPKCERLANTEKLFVTPMYNALLIDQSMAMNRRRDDQADVKTEDLAEIEKEKGDEYYETISVHTDGSALPRPSVKSSDHITRIYACATLWHETKEEMMVFLKSIMRMDEDQCARRVAQKYLRIVDPDYYEFETHIFFDDAFEISDHSDDDIQCNRFVKILVDTIDEAASEVHQTNIRLRPPKKYPTPYGGRLVWTLPGKTKLIAHLKDKDRIRHRKRWSQVMYMYYLLGHRLMELPISVDRKDVMAENTYLLTLDGDIDFNPSAVTLLVDLMKKNKNLGAACGRIHPVGSGPMVWYQKFEYAIGHWLQKATEHMIGCVLCSPGCFSLFRGKGLMDDNVMRKYTTRSDEARHYVQYDQGEDRWLCTLLLQRGYRVEYSAASDAYTHCPEGFNEFYNQRRRWVPSTIANIMDLLMDYRRTIKINDNISLLYIFYQMMLMGGTILGPGTIFLMLVGAFVAAFKIDNWTSFYYNIIPILLFMLICFTCKSNIQLLLAQVLSTMYALIMMAVIVGTALQLGEDGIGSPSAIFLIAMTGSFFIAACLHPQEFWCIASGLIYLLSIPSMYLLLILYSIINLNVVSWGTREVVAKKTKKELEQEKKDAEEASKRVKQKSLLGFLQGGADSNSDEEGSIEISIAGLFRCLLCTHGKTTDEKAQLIHIADALDSITKKIEVLEKHIDPHAHHTRKRTASAGSKDHHLGSVAEDTEDEDDHSDSETSTLQRNERDFLTNPYWIEDPDLKKGEVDFISSTEIQFWKDLIDQYLYPIDQNKEEQARIASDLIELRNKSVFAFFMFNALFVLIVFLLQLNKDKLHIIWPLGVKTNITYDEVTAEVHISKEYLQLEPIGLVFVFFFALILVIQFTAMLFHRFGTLSHILASTELNWGCNKKPEELSQDALIDKHAVEIVKNLQRLQGIDGDYDNDSGSGPDRIARRRTIQNLEKARQPRRQIGTLDVAFKKRFLKLTADENNSGTPILTRRMTMRRETIRALEVRKNSVMAERRKSQMQTLGANNEYGITGVNTSSNNPPARPTRTSNAGVSVKDIFNVNGGPGGDIYGVTGQVNQAYEPVIEDDDRNSLRLQPRNQVTWSSNNGRL, encoded by the exons CCAACGCACCGTGCAGGAAACCAAAGGATGGGACGTCTTCCGGGATCCTCCGATCAAGGAGGACACGGGATCGATGGCCAACCAGGCCTGCCTGGAGCTGACGATCAAAATCCTCAAGATATTAGCGTACCTGTTAACCTTCGTGATTGTCCTGGCTGGCGGAGTGATTGCGAAAGGCTGTGTCCTGTTCATGTCCTCTCAGCTACGACGAGATCGAAAAATCACCTACTGCAATCGGGACATAGCGCGCGATAAACAGTTCGTCGTAGCACTGCCCGAGGAAGAACGGATAGCATGGATGTGGGCGCTAATGATTGCGTACGCCGTGCCCGAGATCGGTGCCTTCATCCGGTCGACGAGGATATGCTTCTTCAAATCGATGAAGATGCCACAGAAGTCACACTTTTTGGTGGTGTTTCTGATGGAATCGTTTCACACGGTCGGTCTGGTATTGATGTTTTTTGTAGTCCTACCGGAAGTCGACTCAGTGAAAGGAGCCATGCTGACCAACTGCCTCTGCGTGATCCCAG GTATGCTTGGACTGTTTTCGCGGACCAATAAGGAAGGAAAACGTGCCGTCAAAACAATCGTAGATCTAGCAGCGATCGCTGCGCAAATTACCGGCTTCGTGGTGTGGCCTTTGCTAGAAAATAGACCAGTGCTGTGGTTGATTCCTATCTCGGCTTTGCTCACGTCATGCGGTTGGTGGGAAAATTATGTTTCGCCACAGAGTCCGTTCGGATTCATCCGGTCCATGGGCCGCGTGAAAGAAGACCTTAAACAAACACGATACTTTACGTACATGTTCCTGTCTCTGTGGAAAATTATACTTTTCTTCTGTTTTGTCCTCGTTGTGAACTTCATCCGAGGAGACGAAGTGTCAAATCTATTTTCCCTATTTGGAGTTGGCTTCGGTCCACATAAAATCGTTGTTGAAGAGGTCACTGTAGCGTTCAGTTCTGCGCTACCGGACCTTGTGGAAGCATCGCAAGCCGGCGATACCGTTGATATCGATGCTTCTTACAACACGGTAACCTATGTGCTGATCATTCAAATACTTGGTGCATACTTCTGCTACATCTTCGGCAAGTTTGCCTGTAAAATTCTGATCCAAGGTTTCAGTTATGCCTTTCCGGTGAATCTAACAATACCGGTGGCAATTTCCCTGCTAATTGCCGCTTGTGGTATACGTAATGATGACCCATGCTTCTTCCATGGATCAATTCCGGATTACTTATTCTTCGAAAGTCCTCCGGTGTTCCGGTTGAGTGACTTTGCCAACCGTCAGATGGCGTGGGCATGGTTGCTGTGGCTACTGTCACAGACCTGGATCACGTTGCACATTTGGACGCCGAAATGTGAGCGCTTAGCCAACACCGAGAAGTTGTTTGTTACTCCGATGTACAACGCGCTGCTGATCGATCAGTCGATGGCTATGAACAGAAGACGGGATGATCAGGCCGATGTTAAAACCGAGGATTTGGCGGAAATCGAGAAGGAGAAGGGAGACGAATACTACGAAACTATTTCGGTGCACACGGATGGCTCGGCCCTACCACGACCTAGCGTCAAATCGTCCGATCACATTACCAGGATCTATGCGTGCGCTACCCTGTGGCACGAAACGAAGGAGGAGATGATGGTGTTCCTGAAGTCGATCATGCGAATGGATGAAGATCAATGCGCTAGACGTGTGGCACAGAAATATCTGCGTATAGTTGATCCCGATTATTAtgaatttgaaa CTCACATTTTCTTTGATGACGCTTTTGAAATTTCCGATCACAGCGATGATGACATACAATGCAACCGGTTCGTGAAGATTCTGGTGGACACTATTGATGAGGCCGCTTCGGAGGTTCATCAGACTAATATACGGTTGCGACCACCGAAAAAATATCCGACGCCTTATGGAGGGCGCCTGGTTTGGACCCTACCTGGTAAGACTAAATTGATTGCGCACTTGAAGGACAAGGATCGTATCCGACATCGTAAACGCTGGTCTCAG GTTATGTACATGTACTATCTTCTCGGACATCGCTTGATGGAACTGCCAATATCGGTTGACCGCAAGGACGTTATGGCGGAGAACACCTATCTTCTGACACTGGACGGAGATATCGATTTCAATCCGAGCGCCGTCACACTGCTGGTGGATTTGATGAAAAAGAACAAGAATCTAGGGGCCGCGTGCGGGCGTATTCATCCTGTCGGATCTGGACCAATGGTGTGGTATCAAAAGTTCGAGTACGCCATCGGTCATTGGCTGCAGAAGGCTACGGAACATATGATCGGTTGTGTACTTTGTAGCCCGGGTTGTTTCTCTTTATTCAGAG GTAAAGGCCTCATGGACGACAATGTAATGCGCAAGTATACCACCCGATCGGACGAGGCTAGACATTACGTCCAATACGATCAGGGCGAAGATCGTTGGCTGTGTACCCTGTTGCTGCAAAGAGGCTACCGTGTCGAGTATTCAGCTGCCTCCGATGCGTACACACACTGTCCGGAAGGTTTCAACGAGTTCTACAACCAGCGTCGTCGCTGGGTTCCGTCCACCATCGCCAACATCATGGATCTGCTGATGGACTACAGACGCACGATTAAGATCAACGATAACATTTCGCTACTGTACATTTTCTACCAAATGATGTTGATGGGTGGCACGATCCTTGGTCCTGGTACGATTTTCCTTATGTTGGTGGGAGCATTTGTCGCCGCATTCAAAATTGACAACTGGACGTCTTTCTACTACAACATAATACCCATACTGCTGTTCATGTTGATCTGCTTTACATGCAAATCGAATATACAACTCCTACTGGCACAAGTTCTATCAACGATGTACGCGCTAATTATGATGGCTGTGATAGTCGGAACAGCATTACAATTAGGCGAGGATGGAATAGGAAGTCCTTCGGCAATTTTCCTTATAGCAATGACGGGGTCATTTTTCATAGCAGCGTGTCTCCACCCGCAGGAATTTTGGTGTATTGCTTCcggtttgatttatttattgtcCATTCCATCCATGTACTTGCTCTTAATCCTGTACTCAATCATCAATCTGAATGTTGTCTCCTGGGGCACCCGTGAGGTAGTAGCCAAAAAGACTAAAAAGGAACTTGAACAGGAGAAAAAAGATGCAGAGGAGGCGTCCAAACGGGTTAAGCAAAAATCGCTTCTCGGTTTCCTTCAAGGAGGAGCTGATTCCAACTCGGATGAAGAAGGGtcaattgaaatttcaatcGCTGGTTTATTCCGTTGTTTGCTTTGCACCCATGGCAAGACGACCGATGAGAAGGCTCAGTTGATTCATATAGCTGACGCTCTTGATTCGATCACTAAAAAGATCGAAGTGCTGGAAAAGCATATCGATCCGCATGCCCATCATACTCGTAAGCGGACTGCATCGGCTGGATCGAAGGACCATCATCTGGGATCAGTGGCAGAGGATACGGAAGACGAGGACGATCATTCGGATTCGGAAACATCAACGTTGCAGAGAAATGAAAGAGATTTTCTCACCAACCCCTACTGGATTGAAGATCCGGATCTGAAGAAGGGTGAAGTAGACTTTATTTCCAGCACTGAGATCCAATTCTGGAAGGATTTAATAGACCAGTACCTGTATCCAATCGATCAGAATAAGGAAGAACAG gcGCGAATTGCTTCCGACCTGATCGAGTTGCGAAACAAATCGGTGTTTGCCTTCTTCATGTTCAACGCACTGTTCGTACTGATCGTGTTCTTGCTACAGTTGAACAAAGACAAATTGCACATCATTTGGCCGTTGGGCGTTAAAACCAACATTACCTATGACGAGGTCACGGCCGAG GTTCACATATCGAAAGAGTATCTGCAGCTAGAACCAATCGGTTTGGTGTTTGTGTTCTTCTTTGCGTTGATTCTCGTGATCCAATTCACCGCCATGTTGTTCCATCGTTTCGGCACACTGTCACATATCCTGGCCTCGACCGAACTCAACTGGGGTTGCAATAAAAAGCCTGAGGAGCTTTCGCAAGATGCTCTTATAGATAAG CACGCGGTAGAGATCGTTAAGAATCTCCAGAGGCTCCAAGGAATAGATGGAGACTACGACAACGATTCCGGCAGCGGACCAGACAGGATAGCACGGCGCCGAACGATTCAAAATCTGGAAAAAGCTCGCCAGCCACGGCGACAGATCGGTACACTGGACGTGGCATTCAAGAAACGTTTCCTCAAGTTGACGGCAGACGAAAACAACAGCGGTACTCCGATCCTAACGCGAAGAATGACGATGCGCCGTGAAACAATACGTGCGCTAGAGGTACGCAAGAACTCGGTGATGGCCGAAAGACGAAAATCTCAGATGCAGACGCTAGGCGCCAACAACGAGTACGGAATCACTGGAGTCAACACT TCCAGCAATAACCCCCCAGCAAGACCCACGAGGACCTCTAACGCGGGAGTCAGCGTGAAAGACATCTTCAACGTGAATGGAGGCCCGGGTGGCGACATTTACGGGGTTACGGGGCAGGTAAACCAAGCATACGAACCTGTGATTGAAGACGATGATCGCAACTCGCTCAGGCTGCAGCCTCGCAATCAAGTCACGTGGAGCAGCAACAACGGACGGCTGTGA